The following proteins come from a genomic window of Lycium ferocissimum isolate CSIRO_LF1 chromosome 4, AGI_CSIRO_Lferr_CH_V1, whole genome shotgun sequence:
- the LOC132051497 gene encoding G-type lectin S-receptor-like serine/threonine-protein kinase SD3-1 — protein sequence MDRGDRIASYSELLLSVSIAFLLFSVVSSQIPLGSKLTVEENNYWFSSNRDYAIGFFNFSDQYSFGVRFNAIYIPRSEQTAIWTAGWNVKVSSKAYFELSANGEMILFDPANGKTVWQSKTGNASVESAVLLDNGNFVLLNRNKSAVWQSFESPSDTMLSGQSLSVGQSLRASSRSSLTSYYSLHMNVSGEMQLRWESSVIYWTVGGPQSAVRAILGSDGILRLLDQRSQAVWSVYGEDHNDSDVKFRFLRLDSDGNLRIYSWENNATSWRTVWQAIINQCDVFATCGTNGICILNASDSYGCQCPFRSTRDSNSGCLIPYKPSCESGSSMIRYDHMYLYGIYPPNKTVVQTSLQQCTSLCQKDPSCHAASFVNNGTAQCHMMNSQYVGGKSDPSLGSVTFVKTCSDPIAVLPAPVPAPKKVSQKICVSCLFEVAAASIVLFVMLQFGIGVYLYRRRKHMMQKSASPHIVPNATGCIMFSYSEIKDLTDNFKHQIGQNVFKGVFPDNRLVAVKNLDASIEEKRFRTAVLKIGSIYHKNLLRLDGYCCESGRRLLVYELAKYGSIDKCLEEPKMCKRLTWRKRIDICLSVARAISYLHTGCREFVSHGNLKCENVVLDDELEAKVSEFGLRTIQAEASSSGGLAETDVRDFGKMMVVLITGRQDADEACYWAYEKWVKAERDMAMDLRIEGGVDLEELERALRIAFWCLQGDERMRPSMGEVVKVLEGTLTVDPPPPPFAHYQQWPPEDESPSESYSEL from the coding sequence ATGGATAGAGGAGATAGAATAGCCTCTTATTCGGAGTTGCTGCTTTCTGTCTCTATAGCGTTCTTGCTTTTTTCAGTAGTCAGCTCACAAATTCCTTTGGGTTCCAAACTTACAGTTGAAGAGAACAATTATTGGTTCTCATCCAACAGGGACTATGCAATTGGATTCTTTAACTTCTCCGACCAGTATAGCTTTGGTGTCCGTTTCAATGCAATTTATATACCTAGAAGTGAACAAACAGCCATTTGGACTGCAGGGTGGAATGTTAAAGTTAGTAGCAAAGCATATTTTGAGCTTTCTGCAAATGGGGAAATGATATTGTTTGATCCAGCAAACGGAAAAACTGTTTGGCAAAGCAAAACTGGCAATGCATCTGTTGAATCAGCTGTTCTGCTTGATAATGGCAACTTTGTTCTCTTAAATAGGAATAAGAGTGCTGTTTGGCAGAGTTTTGAAAGTCCATCTGACACAATGCTTTCTGGCCAGAGTTTATCTGTTGGCCAGTCTCTTCGAGCTTCTAGCAGGAGTTCGTTAACAAGTTATTACAGTCTTCATATGAATGTTTCTGGTGAGATGCAGCTTAGGTGGGAGAGCAGCGTCATTTACTGGACTGTGGGAGGTCCTCAATCTGCTGTCCGAGCCATTCTTGGCTCTGACGGAATCCTCCGACTACTTGATCAGAGATCGCAAGCTGTTTGGTCTGTCTATGGTGAGGACCACAATGATTCTGATGTGAAGTTTCGGTTCCTGAGACTAGATTCTGATGGTAATCTTCGGATATACTCATGGGAAAATAATGCAACATCATGGAGAACAGTTTGGCAAGCTATAATTAATCAATGTGATGTCTTTGCAACTTGTGGTACCAATGGTATATGCATCCTTAATGCATCGGACTCTTATGGTTGTCAGTGTCCATTTAGATCTACAAGAGACTCAAACTCCGGATGCCTAATTCCATACAAACCAAGTTGTGAATCTGGTTCATCCATGATCCGATATGATCATATGTACTTGTACGGGATATACCCACCAAACAAAACAGTTGTGCAAACTAGTTTGCAGCAGTGTACAAGTCTGTGTCAGAAAGATCCATCCTGTCATGCCGCATCCTTCGTCAACAATGGCACTGCACAATGTCACATGATGAACTCCCAGTATGTTGGCGGTAAATCAGATCCTTCTTTGGGTTCCGTTACCTTTGTCAAGACTTGTTCAGACCCAATTGCTGTTTTACCTGCGCCTGTACCTGCTCCGAAAAAGGTATCACAGAAAATATGTGTTTCTTGTCTGTTTGAAGTTGCTGCTGCATCAATTGTTTTGTTTGTAATGCTTCAATTCGGGATTGGAGTTTATCTGTACAGGAGAAGGAAACATATGATGCAGAAATCTGCTTCACCCCATATAGTCCCTAATGCTACTGGTTGCATCATGTTTTCTTACTCTGAGATCAAAGACCTGACAGACAATTTTAAGCATCAAATTGGGCAGAATGTGTTCAAAGGTGTATTTCCAGATAACAGGCTTGTTGCAGTTAAAAATCTCGATGCCTCTATAGAAGAAAAGAGGTTCCGTACTGCAGTCCTAAAAATAGGAAGCATATATCACAAAAATCTTTTGAGGCTGGATGGTTATTGCTGTGAGTCTGGCCGTAGGTTATTGGTTTATGAGCTTGccaagtatggttccattgacaAATGTTTAGAAGAACCTAAAATGTGCAAGAGATTGACGTGGAGaaaaagaatagatatatgTTTGTCAGTGGCAAGGGCCATTTCTTACTTGCATACAGGATGTAGGGAGTTTGTTAGTCATGGAAATCTTAAATGTGAAAATGTGGTCTTAGATGATGAATTAGAGGCTAAAGTTAGTGAATTTGGGCTGAGGACAATTCAAGCTGAGGCATCCAGTAGCGGGGGGCTAGCAGAGACAGATGTAAGAGATTTTGGCAAGATGATGGTGGTATTGATCACCGGACGCCAAGATGCAGATGAGGCTTGTTATTGGGCATATGAAAAATGGGTAAAAGCTGAAAGGGATATGGCCATGGATCTGCGAATTGAGGGTGGCGTTGACTTGGAAGAGTTAGAACGAGCATTAAGAATTGCATTTTGGTGCTTACAAGGTGACGAACGTATGAGGCCATCAATGGGAGAGGTAGTCAAGGTACTGGAAGGCACTCTGACTGTCGATCCTCCACCACCTCCTTTTGCTCATTATCAACAGTGGCCGCCTGAAGACGAATCACCATCTGAATCATATTCAGAACTGTAA